The following are encoded in a window of Sphaerisporangium siamense genomic DNA:
- a CDS encoding DUF3566 domain-containing protein: MTSDDAAASAGDGQTGGKGGPAENEGRDTMRIRSSSMPDNSWSPAPDGAGGGPTRPSQKPPSAPLPPTGSSPAGPRPAPGGRGPGAPGPGGPAAGPGGPAASGPGGRPAATARPAAGPVDGAKPHGLGNVSALATPDPIVGRSEQRDGKPAPLKAPRKAHLVLRRVEPWSAMKFSFVVSLVCFVVLFVAVAVLYGVLSALGVFDSIVNTVTQLTVPDGKTSSGIDIKSWFEPVRILGYTALLGAVNVVLITALSTLGAVIYNVASDLVGGVEVTFSEAE; the protein is encoded by the coding sequence GACGCGGCGGCCTCCGCCGGCGACGGCCAGACCGGCGGCAAGGGCGGCCCCGCCGAGAACGAGGGCCGGGACACCATGCGCATCCGGTCGTCCTCCATGCCCGACAACTCGTGGTCGCCCGCACCCGACGGGGCGGGCGGCGGCCCGACGCGGCCTTCCCAGAAGCCTCCGTCCGCGCCCCTGCCGCCCACGGGCTCCTCACCCGCCGGTCCCCGCCCCGCTCCGGGCGGTCGCGGTCCCGGAGCCCCAGGTCCCGGCGGCCCTGCAGCCGGTCCTGGAGGCCCCGCCGCGTCCGGCCCTGGGGGCCGTCCGGCCGCCACGGCCAGGCCCGCCGCCGGCCCCGTGGACGGCGCCAAGCCGCACGGCCTCGGCAACGTCTCCGCGCTGGCCACCCCGGACCCGATCGTCGGCCGCTCGGAGCAGCGCGACGGCAAGCCCGCGCCGCTGAAGGCCCCCCGCAAGGCCCACCTGGTCCTGCGCCGGGTCGAGCCGTGGTCGGCGATGAAGTTCAGCTTCGTCGTCTCCCTGGTCTGCTTCGTGGTCCTGTTCGTGGCCGTCGCGGTCCTGTACGGCGTGCTGTCCGCGCTCGGCGTCTTCGACTCGATCGTGAACACCGTCACGCAGCTCACCGTTCCTGACGGCAAGACCAGCAGCGGCATCGACATCAAGTCGTGGTTCGAGCCGGTCCGCATCCTCGGCTACACCGCCCTGCTCGGCGCGGTGAACGTGGTCCTGATCACCGCCCTCTCCACCCTCGGCGCGGTCATCTACAACGTCGCCTCCGACCTGGTCGGCGGCGTAGAAGTGACCTTTAGCGAGGCCGAATAA
- a CDS encoding STM4012 family radical SAM protein, protein MRPYEGYVYAYPHKTAYRPLDPRPTLREVWEGERTDALFLYLHVPFCEMRCGFCNLFTRTGAPAELVASYLDALRRQAEVTREALPAAARFATAAIGGGTPTYLEAAELARLLDLAEAAMGVDFASVPLGVETSPATATPARLAVLAERGATRVSIGVQSFVDAEARAAIRPQRRAEVETALAAIRAAGFPTLNIDLIYGIDGQTPATWRRSLDAALAWRPEEIYLYPLYVRPLTGLGLRGHDWDDQRLGLYRQGRDHLLAAGYEQVSMRMFRLPGDASGTEYCCQTDGMVGLGCGARSYTSRLHYSFEYAVSVRHVRAIIDEFVRLPRGAFSVANVGFALDDAERRRRHLIQSLLQAEGLDRALYKERFRADVLDDFPLEPFAARHWVEEDSARVRLTPEGLAHSDAIGPALFSPRVRELMGSYDLR, encoded by the coding sequence GTGAGGCCGTACGAGGGGTACGTCTACGCCTATCCGCACAAGACGGCCTACCGCCCGCTCGACCCGCGCCCGACGCTGCGGGAGGTCTGGGAAGGTGAGCGCACCGACGCCCTCTTCCTCTACCTGCACGTGCCCTTCTGCGAGATGCGGTGCGGGTTCTGCAACCTCTTCACCAGGACCGGCGCGCCCGCCGAGCTGGTGGCCTCCTACCTCGACGCGCTCCGGCGGCAGGCCGAGGTCACCCGTGAGGCCCTGCCGGCCGCCGCGCGGTTCGCCACCGCGGCCATCGGCGGCGGCACGCCGACCTACCTGGAGGCCGCGGAGCTCGCCCGGCTGCTCGACCTCGCCGAGGCAGCCATGGGCGTCGACTTCGCGTCCGTCCCGCTCGGCGTCGAGACCTCGCCCGCCACCGCCACGCCCGCCCGCCTGGCCGTGCTCGCCGAGCGCGGCGCCACACGCGTGTCGATCGGCGTGCAGAGCTTCGTGGACGCCGAGGCCAGGGCCGCCATACGCCCCCAGCGCCGTGCCGAGGTCGAGACCGCGCTGGCCGCCATCCGCGCGGCCGGGTTCCCCACGCTCAACATCGACCTGATCTACGGCATCGACGGCCAGACCCCGGCCACCTGGCGCCGCTCCCTCGACGCCGCCCTCGCCTGGCGGCCCGAAGAGATCTACCTCTACCCGTTGTACGTCCGCCCGCTCACCGGACTTGGGCTGCGCGGCCACGACTGGGACGACCAGCGGCTCGGCCTCTACCGTCAAGGACGCGACCACCTGCTCGCCGCCGGGTACGAACAGGTCTCCATGCGCATGTTCCGGCTGCCGGGCGACGCGTCGGGCACCGAGTACTGCTGCCAGACCGACGGCATGGTCGGCCTCGGCTGCGGCGCGCGGTCCTACACCTCCCGGCTGCACTACTCCTTCGAGTACGCCGTGAGCGTGCGCCACGTCCGCGCGATCATCGACGAGTTCGTACGGCTGCCGCGCGGCGCGTTCTCCGTCGCCAACGTCGGCTTCGCCCTCGACGACGCGGAACGGCGCCGCCGCCATCTCATCCAGTCCCTGCTGCAGGCCGAAGGGCTGGACCGCGCCCTCTACAAGGAGCGCTTCCGCGCCGACGTCCTCGACGACTTCCCTCTCGAGCCGTTCGCCGCGCGCCACTGGGTGGAGGAGGACTCGGCGCGCGTCAGACTGACCCCCGAAGGGCTCGCGCACTCCGACGCCATCGGCCCCGCCCTCTTCTCTCCTCGGGTCCGCGAGCTGATGGGGTCCTATGACCTGCGCTGA
- a CDS encoding PLDc N-terminal domain-containing protein encodes MDTKGGKRPARRRWEDFSPRQRAAILALASVELALTSTAVADLWARPAGQVRGRKALWWLGVFVQPVGPIAYLTLGRRR; translated from the coding sequence ATGGACACCAAGGGCGGCAAGCGGCCGGCGCGCAGGCGGTGGGAGGACTTCTCCCCGCGGCAGCGGGCCGCGATCCTCGCGCTCGCGTCCGTCGAGCTGGCGCTCACCTCCACCGCGGTGGCGGACCTGTGGGCGCGCCCGGCCGGTCAGGTGCGCGGGCGTAAGGCGTTGTGGTGGCTCGGCGTCTTCGTGCAACCCGTCGGGCCGATCGCGTACCTCACCCTGGGACGCCGGCGCTGA
- a CDS encoding DNA polymerase beta superfamily protein, giving the protein MSWVKHSRPEFRAIADELTILRCQVGSGVHGTAIVGTDDRDEMGVCLEPPDYVIGLRRFDQYVFRTQPEGVRSGPGDLDLTVYSLRKWMRLAVTGNPTVLLPLFVPESEIVSVTELGRRLRADPGLVLSRHAGHRFLGYLRSQRDRMIDHPDGKRTNRPELIAQFGYDTKFAGHMLRLGVQGVELLETGRITLPMPEPWRPFIVEVRLGRHTKEEVLEIAAELEEKLQRLIPVCGLPDEPDMRRVDQWLVAAYQTAWDAAERATN; this is encoded by the coding sequence GTGAGCTGGGTCAAGCATTCCAGGCCGGAATTTCGGGCCATCGCCGACGAGTTGACGATTCTGCGGTGTCAGGTCGGCTCCGGAGTGCACGGCACCGCCATCGTCGGCACCGACGACCGCGACGAGATGGGCGTCTGCCTGGAGCCGCCGGACTATGTCATCGGCCTGCGCCGGTTCGACCAGTACGTGTTCCGCACGCAGCCGGAGGGCGTGCGGTCCGGGCCCGGCGACCTGGACCTCACCGTCTACTCGCTGCGCAAGTGGATGCGCCTGGCCGTCACCGGCAACCCGACGGTGCTGCTGCCGCTCTTCGTCCCGGAGTCCGAGATCGTCTCCGTGACCGAGCTCGGCCGCCGGCTGCGCGCCGACCCGGGTCTCGTCCTGTCCCGGCACGCCGGGCATCGGTTCCTCGGGTACCTGCGGTCGCAGCGGGATCGCATGATCGACCACCCCGACGGCAAGCGAACCAACCGCCCGGAACTGATCGCTCAGTTCGGCTATGACACCAAGTTCGCCGGGCACATGCTCCGCCTCGGTGTGCAGGGCGTGGAGTTGCTGGAGACCGGGCGGATCACGCTGCCGATGCCCGAGCCGTGGCGGCCCTTCATCGTCGAGGTCCGCCTGGGCCGGCACACGAAGGAGGAAGTGCTCGAAATCGCCGCCGAACTGGAGGAGAAGCTCCAGCGGTTGATCCCGGTGTGCGGTCTGCCCGACGAGCCGGACATGAGGCGGGTTGACCAATGGCTCGTCGCCGCGTATCAGACCGCTTGGGACGCCGCCGAGCGGGCGACGAATTAG
- a CDS encoding STM4011 family radical SAM protein has product MTCADAAGDGPRPPELTILYRGPLASCDYDCAYCPFAKRRDSPARLRADRDALTRFTTWVAAQDFPISVLFTPWGEGLVRSWYRTAMVELSRLPHVRRVAAQTNLSTRLAWLADADLDTLALWVTYHPGQVTYDRFLAKCRELHGRGVRFSVGVVGLPGHLAPARRLRAELPAEVYLWVNAAEGHVYTDEEAAVWTRIDPLFGYSRTPHRSLGLPCRTGHSVVSVDGEGTVRRCHFVPQTIGNLYDGSALRALRPRPCPLPVCDCHIGYVHLEPLDLYRTFAGGLLERVPATWPS; this is encoded by the coding sequence ATGACCTGCGCTGACGCTGCGGGCGATGGGCCGAGACCACCCGAGCTGACCATCCTCTACCGGGGGCCGCTGGCGAGCTGCGACTATGACTGCGCGTACTGCCCCTTCGCGAAGCGTCGCGACAGTCCCGCCCGGCTGCGCGCCGATCGGGACGCGCTGACGCGTTTCACCACCTGGGTCGCCGCGCAGGACTTTCCGATCTCGGTGCTGTTCACGCCGTGGGGCGAAGGGCTCGTCAGATCGTGGTACCGCACGGCGATGGTGGAACTGAGCCGCCTCCCCCACGTGCGCCGGGTGGCCGCCCAGACCAACCTGAGCACCCGTCTGGCCTGGCTCGCCGACGCCGATCTCGACACGCTGGCGCTCTGGGTCACCTACCACCCCGGCCAGGTCACGTACGACCGGTTCCTCGCCAAGTGCCGCGAGCTGCACGGCCGCGGGGTCCGCTTCAGCGTGGGCGTGGTCGGCCTCCCCGGCCACCTGGCGCCGGCCAGGCGCCTGCGGGCCGAGCTGCCCGCCGAGGTGTACCTGTGGGTCAACGCCGCCGAAGGGCACGTCTACACCGACGAGGAGGCCGCCGTCTGGACGCGGATCGACCCGCTGTTCGGCTACAGCAGGACGCCGCACCGGAGCCTCGGGCTGCCCTGCCGGACCGGCCACAGCGTGGTGTCGGTCGACGGGGAGGGCACGGTGCGGCGCTGCCACTTCGTCCCCCAGACCATCGGCAACCTGTACGACGGGTCCGCCCTGCGCGCGCTCCGTCCCCGCCCGTGCCCGCTCCCGGTGTGCGACTGCCATATCGGATATGTCCACCTGGAACCGCTCGACCTGTACCGCACCTTCGCGGGCGGCCTATTGGAACGGGTGCCCGCCACCTGGCCGTCGTGA
- a CDS encoding STM4014 family protein, whose translation MTVPGADGAGPFVVVGTPGDRRVTMFASALRARGLPEPSVVAWRDVLAGAELRLPEGALVRVDSPGEDAEADRLLRGPGAPTRVGGGAAWHAAFVRGLERVRRAVDGTPGARLLGDVGEIAVMFDKRRCHARLLTAGVPVAAALPVPVTGYAHLRELMAASGWNRVFVKPAHGSSASGILALQVRRSQVNATTSVELARRGAALELHNSLRVRAYDDEADVAAIVDALAPDGLHVERWFPKASVGGQVFDLRVVVVGGRPTHAVVRSSRTPMTNLHLGGARGDLDQVRARLGAAGWRQALGVCARAAACFPGSVMVGVDLMIGITWRRLAVAEVNAFGDLLPRLTGLPESGAGGLDTYAAQVAHVLAPRAAA comes from the coding sequence GTGACCGTGCCCGGCGCCGACGGGGCAGGGCCGTTCGTGGTCGTCGGCACGCCGGGCGATCGGCGGGTGACCATGTTCGCCTCGGCCCTGCGCGCCCGCGGCCTGCCCGAGCCGTCCGTCGTCGCCTGGCGCGACGTGCTCGCCGGGGCCGAGCTCCGCCTGCCCGAAGGGGCGCTGGTCCGCGTCGACTCGCCGGGGGAGGACGCCGAGGCGGACCGTCTGCTGCGCGGCCCCGGCGCGCCCACCCGCGTGGGTGGCGGCGCGGCCTGGCACGCCGCGTTCGTCCGCGGCCTGGAGCGCGTCCGCCGGGCGGTGGACGGCACGCCGGGCGCGCGGCTGCTGGGGGACGTCGGCGAGATCGCCGTGATGTTCGACAAGCGGCGCTGCCACGCCCGCCTGCTGACCGCGGGCGTGCCGGTCGCGGCCGCGCTGCCCGTGCCCGTCACCGGTTACGCGCACCTGCGCGAGCTCATGGCCGCCTCGGGCTGGAACCGGGTGTTCGTGAAGCCGGCGCACGGCTCGTCCGCCTCGGGCATCCTGGCCCTCCAGGTGCGAAGGTCCCAGGTCAACGCGACGACGTCCGTCGAGCTGGCCCGCCGCGGCGCCGCCCTTGAGCTGCACAACTCGCTTCGCGTGCGCGCCTACGACGACGAGGCCGACGTGGCCGCGATCGTCGACGCGCTCGCGCCCGACGGGCTGCACGTGGAGCGCTGGTTCCCCAAGGCATCCGTGGGCGGGCAGGTTTTCGATCTCCGCGTCGTCGTGGTCGGCGGCCGGCCGACGCACGCCGTCGTGCGCTCCAGTCGTACGCCGATGACGAACCTGCACCTCGGCGGCGCCCGCGGCGACCTCGACCAGGTGCGGGCCCGGCTCGGCGCGGCCGGGTGGCGGCAGGCGCTGGGCGTCTGCGCGCGGGCGGCGGCCTGCTTCCCCGGCTCCGTCATGGTCGGGGTCGATCTCATGATCGGCATCACGTGGCGGCGTCTCGCGGTCGCCGAGGTCAACGCGTTCGGCGACCTGCTCCCCCGGCTCACCGGGCTGCCCGAGAGCGGCGCCGGCGGGCTCGACACGTACGCCGCGCAGGTCGCGCACGTCCTAGCGCCCCGGGCCGCGGCATGA
- a CDS encoding STM4015 family protein, protein MIHEHLTEYHGLPVRSVGEDDTPAAQAAWCVSGDPYGDDEDIATSFQRLLDEVDCGAVRAIVVGTWGWAHDDDRADVPVRWLVEAAPRLPALEAIFLGDYVSEESEISWIGQSDVTPLLAAYPRLKRLDVRGSDGLELRPVEHAVLETLRFESGGLPAAVVRAVGASSLPALRHLELWLGEEHYNGDSGPDDWAAILAGAGLPALKHLGLQDSSRQDEVAAAVATAPIVARLESLDLSMGVLTDEGAESLLSGQPLTHLKRLNLRHHFLTVEMSAKLQGAFPGVEVDLSDRQEHDGEWRFIEVSE, encoded by the coding sequence GTGATCCACGAGCATCTCACCGAGTACCACGGCCTGCCCGTCCGCTCCGTCGGTGAGGACGACACGCCCGCCGCGCAGGCCGCCTGGTGCGTCTCCGGAGATCCCTACGGAGACGACGAGGACATCGCCACCAGTTTTCAGCGGTTGCTCGACGAGGTCGACTGTGGCGCGGTGCGGGCGATCGTCGTGGGGACGTGGGGGTGGGCGCACGACGACGACCGGGCCGACGTGCCGGTCCGGTGGCTCGTGGAGGCCGCTCCCCGTCTCCCCGCGCTGGAGGCCATCTTCCTCGGCGACTACGTCAGCGAGGAGTCCGAGATCTCCTGGATCGGGCAGAGCGACGTGACGCCCCTTTTGGCCGCCTACCCCCGTTTGAAGCGCCTGGACGTGCGTGGCAGCGACGGCCTTGAGCTCCGGCCCGTCGAGCACGCCGTGCTGGAGACGCTCCGCTTCGAGTCGGGCGGGTTGCCGGCCGCGGTGGTGCGCGCCGTGGGCGCCTCCTCCCTGCCCGCGCTGCGCCACCTTGAGCTCTGGCTCGGCGAGGAGCATTACAACGGCGACTCCGGGCCCGACGACTGGGCGGCGATCCTCGCGGGCGCCGGTCTGCCGGCGCTGAAGCATCTGGGGCTGCAGGACAGCTCGCGGCAGGACGAGGTGGCCGCCGCCGTCGCCACCGCGCCGATCGTGGCCCGGCTGGAGTCCCTCGACCTGTCCATGGGCGTCCTGACGGACGAGGGCGCCGAGTCCCTGTTGTCCGGCCAGCCGCTCACCCACCTCAAGCGGCTCAACCTGCGCCACCACTTCCTGACCGTGGAGATGTCCGCCAAGCTCCAGGGCGCGTTCCCCGGCGTCGAGGTCGACCTGTCCGACCGGCAGGAGCACGACGGCGAGTGGCGGTTCATCGAGGTGTCGGAGTGA
- a CDS encoding DUF6745 domain-containing protein, with amino-acid sequence MSTPVLHPRVAAHLADAAAEWDLAAHATGPADRSAAEEGVRAAYHAAGLREPRQIIWFASPAQAATAAVVLSGGAEARAAVRGSALLPPALLELNAGPLVRDLVRSTPWEKVRAEAASALTPTAWAAAWEFVGAGFWPQVNRLVGEIRRGIGRLTGEAGPAPARTAASHVQREPDDPVEGLLRRATLDAVLGQHDAPWLAFFDGLARASLIDIAPLDGVLRVSRAAGWWWPFEHVVLICERPAELRRDDLGRLHHAVGPALAFPDGFGLHAWHGMPVPAGFGATMADLSPAAIRRQDNAELRRVMLEHYGLDRYLRESGADAVHKDDTGVLWKADLADDEPLTMVEVVNSTPEPDGTYRTYFLRVPPWVTTARQGVAWTFDIPAEQYQPRRQT; translated from the coding sequence ATGAGCACCCCTGTCCTGCACCCCCGGGTGGCCGCGCACCTCGCCGACGCCGCGGCCGAGTGGGATCTCGCCGCGCACGCCACCGGCCCGGCGGACCGGTCCGCCGCGGAGGAAGGCGTCCGCGCCGCGTACCACGCGGCCGGGCTGCGGGAGCCGCGGCAGATCATCTGGTTCGCCTCCCCCGCGCAGGCCGCGACGGCCGCCGTCGTCCTCTCCGGCGGCGCCGAGGCGCGTGCCGCCGTGCGCGGGTCCGCGCTCCTGCCGCCCGCGCTCCTCGAACTGAACGCCGGCCCGCTCGTCCGCGACCTCGTCAGGTCCACCCCGTGGGAGAAGGTCCGTGCCGAGGCCGCCTCCGCCCTCACGCCCACGGCCTGGGCCGCCGCGTGGGAGTTCGTCGGCGCGGGCTTCTGGCCGCAGGTCAACCGGCTGGTGGGCGAGATCAGACGCGGCATCGGCCGCCTCACCGGCGAGGCCGGGCCCGCCCCCGCGCGCACCGCCGCGTCCCACGTGCAGCGCGAGCCGGATGACCCGGTCGAGGGCCTGCTGCGCCGTGCCACCCTGGACGCCGTGCTCGGCCAGCACGACGCTCCCTGGCTCGCGTTCTTCGACGGCCTCGCGCGGGCCTCGCTGATCGACATCGCCCCGCTCGACGGCGTGTTGCGGGTGTCGCGGGCGGCGGGCTGGTGGTGGCCGTTCGAGCACGTCGTGCTGATCTGTGAGCGGCCGGCCGAGCTGCGCCGCGACGATCTCGGCCGCCTGCACCACGCCGTGGGCCCCGCGCTGGCCTTCCCGGACGGCTTCGGCCTGCACGCCTGGCACGGCATGCCCGTCCCGGCGGGCTTCGGGGCCACCATGGCAGACCTGTCCCCCGCGGCCATCCGCCGGCAGGACAACGCCGAGCTGCGCCGCGTGATGCTGGAGCACTACGGGCTCGACCGTTACCTGCGGGAGTCCGGCGCCGACGCCGTCCACAAGGACGACACCGGGGTGCTGTGGAAGGCGGACCTCGCCGACGACGAGCCCCTCACCATGGTCGAGGTGGTGAACTCGACCCCCGAGCCGGACGGCACCTACCGCACCTACTTCCTCCGGGTCCCGCCGTGGGTGACCACCGCCCGCCAGGGCGTCGCCTGGACGTTCGACATCCCGGCCGAGCAGTACCAGCCCCGCCGGCAGACCTGA
- a CDS encoding STM4013/SEN3800 family hydrolase has protein sequence MGAIVGTHDLLLVTLDTLRYDVAAEQLEQGALPTLARVLPGGAWERRHAPGSFTYAAHAAMLAGFLPTPAGPGPHPRLFAAAFPGSETTTAGTWVFDAADLPGGLAKAGYHTVCVGGVGFFNKLTPLGSALPSLFTESHWRPSFGVTSPTSFDEQISCAERAVRDRDEPVFLLVNVSALHQPNHFHLPGATGDSRASHAAALRYVDRHIGRLFALMCARRPCLAIVCSDHGTAYGEDGYVGHRIGHEVVWTVPYGEFVLRQGEWT, from the coding sequence ATGGGCGCGATCGTCGGCACGCACGATCTTCTACTGGTCACCCTCGACACCCTGCGCTACGACGTCGCGGCCGAGCAGCTTGAGCAGGGAGCGCTGCCCACGCTGGCCCGCGTGCTGCCCGGCGGCGCGTGGGAGCGGCGGCACGCGCCGGGCAGCTTCACCTACGCCGCGCACGCGGCGATGCTGGCCGGGTTCCTGCCCACTCCCGCCGGCCCGGGGCCGCACCCGAGGCTCTTCGCCGCCGCGTTCCCGGGTAGCGAGACCACCACCGCGGGCACCTGGGTCTTCGACGCCGCCGACCTGCCCGGCGGGCTGGCCAAGGCGGGTTATCACACGGTGTGCGTGGGCGGGGTGGGCTTCTTCAACAAGCTGACGCCCCTGGGCTCGGCGCTGCCGTCGCTGTTCACCGAGTCGCACTGGCGGCCGTCGTTCGGGGTCACCTCCCCCACGTCGTTCGACGAGCAGATCTCCTGCGCCGAGCGGGCGGTGCGAGACCGTGACGAGCCGGTGTTCCTGCTCGTCAACGTGTCGGCGCTGCACCAGCCGAACCACTTCCACCTGCCGGGGGCGACCGGCGACTCGCGCGCGTCGCACGCCGCCGCGCTGCGGTACGTCGATCGGCACATCGGCCGCCTGTTCGCCCTCATGTGCGCGCGGCGGCCGTGCCTGGCGATCGTCTGCTCCGACCACGGCACCGCCTACGGCGAAGACGGATATGTCGGTCATCGCATTGGTCATGAGGTGGTCTGGACGGTTCCCTACGGCGAATTCGTGCTGCGGCAGGGGGAGTGGACGTGA
- a CDS encoding flavin reductase family protein translates to MTTPSHVPIEPGILYFGTPVVLISTANEDGSANLAPMSSAFWLGWRAMLGLGAHLKTAQNMLRTRECVLNLPSDALAAAVDRLALTTGSDPVPPRKWERGYRFVADKFGRAGLTTVPSETVAPPRVAECPVSMEAVVEGTHRMAEDDEDQRGGVVVFEVRVQRVYVHEEIRVAGTENRIDPDAWRPLIMSFQKLYGLGPQVHPSRLSTIPERLYRGPDIERARRVPAR, encoded by the coding sequence ATGACCACTCCATCGCATGTCCCGATCGAGCCTGGGATCCTCTATTTCGGGACGCCGGTCGTCCTCATCTCCACGGCGAACGAGGACGGATCGGCTAACCTCGCGCCGATGTCGTCGGCGTTCTGGCTCGGCTGGCGGGCGATGCTGGGCCTCGGGGCCCACTTGAAGACGGCGCAGAACATGCTGAGAACCCGCGAGTGCGTCCTGAACCTGCCCTCCGACGCGCTCGCGGCGGCGGTGGACCGGCTGGCGCTGACCACCGGGTCCGACCCGGTGCCGCCGCGCAAGTGGGAGCGGGGTTACCGGTTCGTGGCGGACAAGTTCGGCCGCGCGGGCCTCACCACGGTGCCGTCGGAGACCGTGGCCCCGCCGAGGGTGGCGGAGTGCCCGGTGAGCATGGAGGCGGTCGTGGAGGGCACGCATCGGATGGCCGAGGACGACGAGGACCAGCGCGGCGGCGTCGTGGTCTTCGAGGTGCGCGTGCAGCGCGTGTACGTGCACGAGGAGATCAGGGTGGCGGGGACCGAGAACCGTATCGACCCCGACGCGTGGCGGCCGTTGATCATGAGCTTCCAGAAGCTGTACGGTCTGGGCCCGCAGGTGCACCCGTCCAGGCTGTCGACGATTCCCGAGCGCCTCTACCGTGGCCCGGACATCGAACGCGCGCGCCGGGTTCCGGCGCGGTGA